One genomic region from Fundulus heteroclitus isolate FHET01 unplaced genomic scaffold, MU-UCD_Fhet_4.1 scaffold_80, whole genome shotgun sequence encodes:
- the LOC118562036 gene encoding major histocompatibility complex class I-related gene protein-like, translated as MVLRECRAYKYTLKKDTKDFNQHSIKPGGNVIIQDIQSCDWDDETDNVTGHIKYGANGEDFITYDMNTMTWIAINANAEAITKEWDGNNKRNEVWKDILEKECPMHLKLFAIYGKAYLSRKVLPSVFLLQKTPSSPVTCHSTGFFPEKANLFWRKDGEKIREGVEHGGILPNHDGSFQMSVELKVISIPPEDWGRYECVFELSGVQNYVVTKLDQDTIRSNNAKSSLTTTAIAVIATMGCFIVIIIVALGSISFKKIHLAHRTERSSATYTVSVTGSDASSL; from the exons ATGGTTCTCCGAGAGTGTCGGGCATACAAATATACACTGAAAAAAGACACCAAGGATTTTAATCAACACTCAATCAAACCAGGAG GTAATGTGATCATTCAGGATATTCAGAGCTGTGACTGGGATGATGAAACTGATAATGTTACTGGTCATATAAAGTACGGTGCTAATGGAGAAGACTTCATTACATATGATATGAACACAATGACTTGGATTGCAATAAATGCGAATGCTGAAGCCATTACGAAGGAATGGGATGGAAATAATAAGCGTAATGAAGTTTGGAAGGACATCCTCGAAAAAGAATGCCCAATGCATTTAAAATTGTTTGCAATATACGGAAAAGCATACCTGAGCAGAAAAG TTCTTCCCTCAGTGTTTCTGCTCCAGAAGACTCCCTCCTCCCCAGTAACTTGTCATTCAACGGGTTTCTTCCCTGAAAAAGCCAATCTTTTCTGgaggaaagatggagagaagATTCGTGAAGGGGTAGAACATGGAGGCATTCTTCCCAATCATGATGGATCCTTCCAGATGAGTGTCGAGCTGAAAGTGATCTCAATCCCACCAGAAGACTGGGGGAGATACGAGTGTGTGTTTGAGCTCTCTGGTGTGCAGAATTATGTTGTAACCAAACTGGACCAAGACACAATCAGAAGCAACAATGCAAAAA GTTCATTAACCACAACCGCCATTGCTGTTATTGCTACGATGGGATGTTTTATCGTCATCATCATTGTTGCCTTGGGATCCATCTCTTTCAAAAAGATACATT tgGCACACCGTACAGAGAGATCTTCTGCAACAT ACACTGTTTCGGTCACCGGCTCGGACGCCAGCTCTCTCTGA